The following proteins are encoded in a genomic region of Laspinema palackyanum D2c:
- a CDS encoding actin-binding WH2 domain-containing protein codes for MNYFSVLVKLLQDRQSFLEEIKKGVKLTNKIVALLISSAVFFGIYGAIIGASHSWMQVISSFFKLPALYLLTLLICFPTLYIFSIIFGSKRSFTQYLTLLMTAEAIMSAILFGFAPITLFFLISTQSYDFFLLLNVAILGLAGFLGIKFFYEGMQLLAEPEITGQDTRTKLLQFWLLLYAFVGTQMAWTLRPFFGSAGDFQLFRDLEGNFYVNVLQIVGRLLGY; via the coding sequence ATGAATTACTTTTCAGTGCTGGTTAAACTGCTGCAAGATCGCCAATCCTTTCTGGAAGAAATCAAAAAAGGCGTAAAACTCACCAACAAAATCGTTGCTCTCCTGATATCGAGTGCCGTCTTTTTTGGAATCTATGGGGCAATTATCGGGGCCTCTCATAGTTGGATGCAAGTCATTTCTTCGTTTTTTAAATTACCGGCCCTTTATCTGCTAACCCTGCTGATTTGCTTTCCTACGTTATACATTTTCAGTATTATTTTTGGGTCAAAACGGAGTTTCACCCAGTATTTAACTTTACTGATGACTGCGGAAGCGATTATGAGCGCTATCCTCTTTGGATTCGCCCCAATCACCCTATTTTTCCTGATTAGTACCCAAAGTTATGATTTTTTTCTGTTGCTGAATGTCGCAATTTTAGGATTAGCCGGATTTTTGGGGATAAAATTCTTTTATGAAGGGATGCAGCTACTCGCCGAACCCGAAATAACCGGGCAGGATACGCGGACTAAATTGCTTCAATTTTGGTTATTGCTCTATGCTTTTGTGGGGACCCAAATGGCTTGGACCCTAAGACCCTTTTTTGGATCTGCGGGAGATTTCCAACTGTTTAGAGATTTAGAAGGCAATTTTTACGTCAATGTCTTGCAAATCGTGGGGCGCTTATTGGGGTATTAA
- a CDS encoding Uma2 family endonuclease, translating into MTKAELTPELQTPIGVEDEWTPPMPPTDLIFDDGECLESNRHRIAMNVLIAAVHEAFAGRQDYFTGGNMFVYFNSEQARNRDFKGPDFFVALNVDGTKERQGWVVWEEEGQYPNVIVELLSPSTAREDLGHKKDVYERKFRLPEYFVYDPFEPDSLRGWQLKGQKYEELTKDDRGWLWCDSLGFWLGTWEGTLQQETATWLRFFDGDGNLILLPEELAKIERQRAENEAQRAEDERQRAEEARSELEALKARLREKGIDLESL; encoded by the coding sequence ATGACTAAAGCTGAACTCACCCCAGAACTGCAAACTCCGATAGGGGTGGAGGATGAATGGACTCCCCCGATGCCGCCTACGGATTTAATTTTTGATGATGGAGAATGCTTGGAAAGTAATCGTCACCGGATCGCCATGAATGTGCTGATTGCCGCAGTACATGAAGCCTTTGCTGGGCGGCAAGACTATTTTACTGGGGGCAATATGTTCGTCTATTTTAATAGCGAACAAGCCAGAAATCGGGATTTTAAAGGGCCGGATTTCTTTGTCGCCCTCAATGTTGATGGGACAAAGGAACGGCAAGGCTGGGTCGTTTGGGAAGAAGAAGGACAGTATCCTAATGTGATTGTAGAGTTACTGTCCCCCTCTACAGCCCGCGAGGACCTCGGACACAAAAAGGATGTTTATGAACGTAAATTTAGACTTCCTGAGTATTTTGTTTATGATCCCTTTGAGCCAGATTCATTGCGGGGATGGCAGTTAAAGGGACAAAAGTATGAGGAGTTAACCAAGGACGATCGCGGTTGGTTATGGTGCGATTCTCTCGGGTTCTGGTTGGGAACTTGGGAGGGAACATTGCAACAGGAAACAGCCACTTGGTTAAGGTTTTTTGATGGCGATGGCAATTTGATTCTGTTGCCCGAAGAACTAGCTAAAATTGAACGCCAACGGGCTGAAAATGAAGCGCAACGGGCTGAGGATGAACGCCAACGGGCTGAGGAAGCTCGCTCGGAATTAGAGGCACTTAAAGCCCGACTCCGGGAGAAGGGCATCGATTTAGAATCCCTATAA
- a CDS encoding EndoU domain-containing protein: protein MNRRLGQLLNGRTIRQIGICAVACLLVALFQGIAQGQGINCGSSSHWVTAYNNQQVNHAHIFCGEVNREGRLVGFHARPRGQNPSTVRQFRVTQSVNNQGIYGGEWSHTSGGGSKFSTMFPDRCTPEQVINSIAYAEANPVQCPSGAPHWAWCGLNAPTDSNQQTRFCTANNGSSYRIAGATHRDGKINTGFPLR, encoded by the coding sequence ATGAACCGCAGATTGGGGCAACTGTTGAACGGCAGAACCATCCGTCAAATCGGAATATGCGCTGTCGCCTGTTTGCTAGTGGCTTTGTTCCAGGGTATAGCACAAGGCCAAGGCATCAATTGTGGGAGTTCATCCCATTGGGTAACTGCTTATAATAATCAGCAGGTGAATCACGCTCACATTTTTTGTGGGGAGGTGAATCGAGAGGGGCGTTTGGTGGGATTTCATGCGCGACCCCGGGGACAAAACCCCTCTACCGTCCGACAATTTAGAGTCACCCAATCCGTGAATAATCAGGGGATTTACGGGGGAGAATGGAGTCATACCTCCGGAGGCGGCAGCAAGTTTTCAACGATGTTTCCCGATCGCTGTACTCCAGAACAAGTGATCAATTCCATTGCTTATGCGGAAGCTAATCCGGTGCAATGTCCTTCTGGCGCACCGCATTGGGCCTGGTGCGGATTAAATGCGCCAACAGACAGCAACCAGCAAACTCGGTTTTGTACGGCGAATAATGGCAGTTCCTATCGGATTGCTGGGGCAACCCATCGAGATGGTAAAATTAATACGGGCTTTCCCTTAAGGTAA
- a CDS encoding D-alanyl-D-alanine carboxypeptidase: MLKTPRLTAAVLITLSALMTACNPSEAPQTEVPSAEASIAEIPTPEAPKIPTIAPLDNPDPTVTAAIAQYINSLSSQGFASENQGIWMQRGETLLAQHQGTTPLPAASLTKIATSLVALQTFGPDREFVTQIGATGPIQNGELKGDLVIQGEGDPLFVWEEAMAIGNRLNEMGIQRVTGDLVILDKFYMNFETDSAIAGNLFLEGINGQIWPSEAETQYQTLPPGTPRPQVAIAGTVRVATTPPSQVQPLVRHYSLPVVELVKRMNQYSNNPMAEMLADAVGGPQIVAQKAAAAAGVPSQEIQLINGSGLAEENIMSPRAACGLFLALERELQPHNLTIGDAIAIVGQDEGILNQRQIPRFSVVKSGSLNDVSALAGALPTQTQGSVWFVIMNGGSNLEGFRIQQEALLTQFVTQWGSVTELPPELSPNPLRKTKTSRSEIVKQ, encoded by the coding sequence ATGCTAAAAACTCCCCGTTTGACTGCTGCTGTATTGATCACCTTATCTGCACTCATGACTGCTTGCAATCCTTCAGAAGCCCCCCAAACTGAAGTCCCCTCGGCAGAAGCCTCGATCGCAGAAATTCCGACTCCCGAAGCCCCAAAAATTCCGACGATCGCCCCCTTAGATAACCCTGACCCCACGGTTACCGCTGCGATCGCCCAATATATCAACAGCCTCTCCTCCCAAGGATTTGCCTCAGAAAATCAAGGTATCTGGATGCAACGGGGGGAGACTCTCCTCGCCCAACATCAAGGCACTACCCCCCTCCCGGCTGCCTCTCTCACTAAAATCGCCACCTCTTTGGTTGCCTTGCAAACCTTCGGTCCCGATCGCGAATTCGTCACCCAAATTGGCGCAACCGGACCCATCCAAAATGGCGAATTAAAAGGCGATTTAGTCATCCAAGGAGAAGGCGACCCCTTGTTTGTCTGGGAAGAAGCAATGGCGATCGGCAACCGCCTCAACGAAATGGGAATTCAACGGGTAACCGGGGATTTGGTGATTCTGGACAAATTTTATATGAACTTCGAGACTGACTCGGCGATCGCCGGTAACCTCTTCCTCGAAGGCATTAATGGGCAAATTTGGCCCTCAGAAGCGGAAACCCAATATCAAACCTTACCCCCAGGTACTCCCAGACCCCAAGTGGCGATCGCCGGTACAGTCCGAGTTGCCACTACACCCCCGAGTCAAGTCCAACCCCTTGTGCGTCATTATTCCCTTCCCGTGGTGGAACTCGTCAAACGCATGAATCAGTACAGCAACAACCCAATGGCGGAAATGTTAGCTGACGCCGTGGGAGGTCCCCAAATCGTCGCCCAAAAAGCCGCTGCTGCTGCCGGAGTTCCCTCCCAAGAAATCCAACTGATCAACGGGTCCGGATTAGCTGAAGAAAATATCATGTCCCCTCGCGCCGCCTGTGGTCTATTTCTGGCATTAGAACGGGAATTACAACCCCATAATCTGACCATTGGAGATGCGATCGCCATTGTTGGACAAGATGAAGGCATCCTCAACCAACGGCAAATTCCCCGCTTCTCTGTCGTCAAATCCGGCAGTCTCAACGATGTGAGTGCCTTAGCCGGTGCCTTACCCACCCAAACCCAGGGTTCCGTCTGGTTTGTGATTATGAATGGCGGCAGTAACCTAGAAGGATTCCGCATTCAACAAGAAGCACTACTCACTCAGTTTGTTACTCAATGGGGATCGGTCACCGAACTCCCCCCGGAATTAAGCCCAAATCCCCTGCGGAAAACCAAAACTTCCCGCAGTGAAATCGTCAAACAATAG
- a CDS encoding PAS domain S-box protein encodes MVYRISRIASAFVILMGAIHLLGWHFNPEGFTSGFLGNPYTMKPNTALCFVSVGIALGLLQRPRLPRRWRQIVRGLAWFVIAIATLTLLQYLFNWNFGIDQLLIPHLKVSVTDPYPGRMAESVAVNFILSGICLLLLAQQTPQNDRLAQILTVGVALMALVPLSGHLFGSEVLYQLVVPTTHTAFSTAVTFLLLSVAILFSRPKQGLMRTILSPLVGGMMARRLLPGAIALPLVLGWVIFNGYKLGWYDKPTAYAALIISEIFIFSIEIYVQAQLLNRIEGDRQESHRQFQYAVMNSPVPIMLHAEDGEVLQLNRAWSKITGYELVDIPTVADWAAQAYGERTQSFQDTIQTIYALPKDEVLEKEVTIRTKTGGNRVWYFYAVTLGKSADGRRIAMCTAVDLSDRQQAQQALRELNQSLEHRIAERTDQLQQELHQRQQIEANLRGSQALFNSLIEGSPDIIAAIDTEFNCVVLNEAAKTEFSKLFGRPLEVGRNLLEALSHLPSEQANSREVWGRAFRGEHFSLTLPLGDASHDLHYYEMNYSSMRDPNGEILGASLMGRNVNDRVTAERALRESEARFQAFMNHSPALAWICDYDGKIVYCNQNLANLFGKPVGELMRKTPFDLNPRELAEQHIANTRLVIDGGEVIEAIESAFRPDGSLGEFLVYKFPIAIEGGEPLVGGVGLDITHQIQAEKALRESEAKFKAILDNAPAGIFLKDLQGQILLANQYILDLLQIPEEQCLGKTSSDLIPGEFSEQVDANERNLIENGVPYSCEEYLLRPDGIHTFYTSKLILHDLSGQPYGICGITTDITDRKRAEIALLEAKEAAEAANLTKSTFLANMSHELRTPLNAILGFSQILAGDSSLNPQQQEQIAIINSSGEHLLNLINDVLEISKIEAGRSALHLSNFDFYALIKGLEAMLNIKAASKGLQIIFDRGTVPQYITTDESKLRQVLTNLVGNAIKFTREGGVSLRVRATPLPEANSEGASRSCFYFEIEDTGQGIAEDELPGLFTPFHQTATGKTASEGTGLGLSISRKFIQMMGGEIEVSSRLDVGTLVKFTIQVSLAQASDLKTGSPVHRIIGLEPDQPSYRILVADDRIESRRLIRCYLEPLGFEVREAENGQQALEVWENWEPHLIVMDMQMPVMNGYEATRQIKRHLKGQATVVIALTASAFEENRRLILSAGCDEFLRKPCRREVLLQALAQHLGVRYRYEYPDSGREDKGDSGDPTFIPDPSALQGMPVTWIRALHNAALAADSEAIEELIQEIPENLAAIAHCFQDWIDNFRFDKITQLTQEILYE; translated from the coding sequence ATGGTTTACCGGATCTCTCGCATCGCCAGTGCCTTCGTCATCCTGATGGGGGCCATCCATTTGCTGGGTTGGCATTTTAATCCGGAAGGATTCACCAGCGGTTTTCTGGGCAACCCCTACACCATGAAACCCAATACCGCTTTGTGCTTTGTGAGCGTGGGTATTGCTCTAGGATTGTTACAACGACCACGACTCCCTCGACGGTGGCGACAAATAGTCCGAGGATTAGCCTGGTTCGTGATTGCGATCGCCACTCTCACCTTACTCCAGTATCTTTTTAACTGGAACTTCGGCATCGATCAACTCCTGATTCCCCATCTCAAAGTCTCCGTCACCGACCCCTATCCCGGACGGATGGCGGAAAGCGTTGCCGTGAATTTTATCTTGAGTGGGATCTGCCTGTTGCTGTTGGCACAGCAGACCCCACAGAATGACCGACTCGCTCAGATCTTGACTGTCGGGGTAGCCTTGATGGCGTTGGTGCCTCTCTCCGGTCATTTGTTTGGTTCTGAGGTGTTATATCAGTTAGTGGTCCCAACCACTCACACCGCCTTTAGTACCGCAGTCACCTTTCTCCTCCTGTCCGTGGCGATCTTATTCAGCCGTCCAAAACAGGGGCTGATGCGGACGATCCTCAGTCCTTTGGTGGGGGGAATGATGGCGCGGCGACTGTTGCCTGGGGCGATCGCCCTGCCTTTGGTCCTCGGTTGGGTGATCTTTAATGGTTATAAACTGGGATGGTATGATAAGCCCACCGCCTATGCTGCTCTGATCATTAGCGAGATTTTTATCTTTTCCATCGAGATTTATGTCCAGGCTCAATTGCTCAATCGCATCGAGGGCGATCGCCAGGAGTCACACCGCCAGTTCCAGTATGCCGTCATGAATTCCCCAGTCCCGATCATGCTCCATGCGGAAGATGGAGAAGTGCTGCAACTTAATAGAGCTTGGTCCAAGATTACTGGCTATGAGCTTGTAGATATTCCCACCGTTGCTGACTGGGCGGCGCAAGCTTATGGGGAAAGAACACAAAGCTTCCAAGACACGATTCAGACAATCTACGCCTTACCCAAAGACGAGGTTCTGGAAAAAGAGGTCACTATTCGCACCAAAACCGGCGGAAACCGCGTTTGGTACTTTTATGCCGTGACTCTGGGGAAATCTGCCGATGGCCGAAGAATTGCGATGTGTACTGCGGTTGACCTGAGCGATCGCCAGCAAGCACAGCAAGCCCTTCGGGAGTTAAATCAAAGTTTAGAACATCGCATCGCCGAACGAACCGATCAACTCCAACAAGAATTGCACCAGCGGCAGCAAATCGAGGCTAACCTCAGAGGCAGTCAAGCACTTTTCAATAGTTTGATAGAAGGCAGTCCAGATATTATTGCAGCGATAGATACAGAGTTTAACTGTGTGGTGCTAAATGAAGCGGCTAAAACCGAATTTAGCAAGCTGTTTGGCCGGCCCTTGGAAGTGGGGCGGAACCTCCTGGAAGCCTTATCCCATTTACCCAGTGAACAGGCCAATTCAAGAGAAGTTTGGGGACGAGCATTTCGAGGAGAACACTTTAGCCTGACTCTACCATTAGGAGACGCCTCCCACGACCTTCACTATTATGAAATGAACTACAGTTCCATGCGAGATCCCAACGGAGAAATCTTGGGTGCTTCTCTCATGGGTAGGAATGTGAACGATCGGGTTACAGCCGAGCGAGCTTTGCGCGAAAGCGAAGCCAGATTTCAGGCTTTTATGAACCACAGTCCGGCCCTTGCCTGGATTTGTGATTACGATGGCAAAATTGTTTACTGCAATCAAAACTTGGCTAATTTATTCGGTAAGCCTGTAGGAGAGTTGATGAGGAAAACACCCTTCGACCTCAACCCAAGGGAGTTAGCCGAACAGCACATTGCCAACACTCGGTTAGTGATTGATGGCGGTGAAGTCATCGAGGCGATCGAATCCGCATTTCGTCCTGATGGTTCCCTGGGTGAGTTTTTAGTTTATAAATTTCCCATAGCAATTGAAGGAGGAGAGCCTTTAGTCGGCGGAGTTGGGCTGGATATCACCCACCAAATTCAAGCTGAAAAAGCTTTGCGGGAAAGTGAAGCAAAGTTCAAAGCCATTTTAGATAATGCGCCAGCGGGAATTTTTTTGAAAGACCTGCAAGGTCAAATATTGTTAGCCAATCAATATATCCTTGATTTATTACAGATCCCAGAAGAGCAGTGTCTTGGTAAAACCTCTAGCGACTTAATCCCTGGAGAGTTTTCCGAGCAAGTAGACGCCAATGAACGAAACCTGATCGAAAACGGCGTGCCTTATTCTTGTGAAGAATACCTCCTTCGGCCCGATGGCATTCATACCTTTTATACCTCTAAGTTAATCCTCCATGACTTGAGCGGTCAACCTTATGGGATCTGTGGAATTACCACAGATATTACCGATCGCAAGCGGGCTGAAATAGCCTTACTAGAAGCCAAAGAAGCGGCGGAAGCGGCGAACCTGACTAAAAGCACCTTTCTTGCCAATATGAGCCACGAATTGCGAACCCCCCTGAATGCGATTCTGGGCTTTAGCCAAATCTTAGCTGGCGATTCGTCTTTAAATCCGCAACAACAAGAACAAATTGCGATTATCAATAGTAGTGGTGAGCATCTCCTCAATCTGATTAACGATGTCCTAGAAATCTCCAAAATCGAAGCGGGGCGATCGGCCCTTCATCTGAGCAATTTTGACTTCTATGCTCTCATTAAGGGATTAGAAGCCATGCTCAACATCAAAGCCGCCTCTAAAGGGTTACAGATTATTTTTGACCGAGGTACTGTACCCCAATATATCACCACCGATGAAAGCAAATTGCGCCAAGTTTTGACCAATCTCGTGGGAAATGCCATCAAATTTACCCGGGAAGGTGGGGTATCCCTGCGCGTGAGAGCGACTCCACTCCCAGAGGCCAATTCAGAGGGAGCCTCTCGGTCCTGTTTCTACTTTGAAATCGAAGATACGGGCCAGGGGATTGCTGAGGACGAGTTGCCTGGATTATTTACACCCTTCCATCAAACCGCAACGGGCAAAACCGCCTCAGAAGGGACAGGTTTAGGATTGAGCATTAGCCGTAAATTTATCCAAATGATGGGCGGTGAGATTGAGGTCAGCAGTCGCCTGGATGTGGGGACCTTGGTTAAATTTACCATTCAAGTCTCTCTCGCCCAAGCCAGTGACCTCAAAACTGGAAGTCCGGTTCACCGGATTATCGGATTAGAACCGGATCAGCCCTCCTATCGGATTTTGGTGGCTGACGATCGCATTGAAAGTCGCCGCTTAATCCGCTGTTACCTCGAACCCCTAGGATTTGAAGTCCGGGAAGCCGAAAATGGCCAACAAGCGTTAGAAGTATGGGAAAATTGGGAACCCCATTTAATAGTGATGGATATGCAAATGCCGGTGATGAATGGTTATGAAGCCACTCGACAAATTAAGCGCCATTTAAAAGGGCAGGCGACGGTGGTGATTGCATTAACCGCGAGTGCCTTTGAAGAAAATCGCAGATTGATTTTGTCCGCCGGTTGTGATGAGTTCCTGCGAAAGCCCTGCCGACGAGAGGTGCTGTTGCAAGCATTGGCTCAACATCTCGGTGTGCGCTATCGATACGAATATCCCGACTCGGGAAGAGAAGACAAGGGTGATTCAGGGGATCCGACCTTTATTCCAGACCCTTCGGCGTTGCAAGGGATGCCCGTCACTTGGATTCGTGCATTGCACAATGCTGCCCTTGCTGCGGATAGTGAAGCCATTGAGGAACTCATCCAGGAAATTCCGGAAAATTTGGCGGCGATCGCTCACTGTTTCCAGGACTGGATTGACAACTTTCGATTTGACAAAATCACCCAACTCACCCAGGAAATTCTTTATGAATAA